The following proteins are co-located in the Paludibaculum fermentans genome:
- a CDS encoding XdhC family protein, with the protein MDVLEELVRLRRAGQKCALATIVQANGSIPSYTSAKLLVREDGSITGTIGGGCVEAEVWTAAREVMETGKPRRLNFSLGQDAAYDNGLICGGQLEVFIEPIEPQPRAFIFGAGHISKSLCQVASLIGFATTVVDDRESFANRERFPIADDILAGEYEELFPQLEITSSSYLVIVTRGHRDDMRILRWAVTTPARYIAMIGSKRKVIGVVRELEKEGIPAESFQRVSAPMGLDIGAQSPEEIAVSVAAEMIAVRRNSESGWRALSKSLHASDEVRALQK; encoded by the coding sequence ATGGACGTACTTGAAGAACTGGTGCGATTGCGCCGTGCCGGCCAGAAGTGCGCCCTGGCCACTATCGTACAAGCCAACGGGTCGATCCCCAGCTACACCAGCGCCAAACTGCTGGTGCGTGAGGACGGCTCCATCACCGGCACCATCGGCGGTGGCTGCGTCGAGGCCGAAGTCTGGACCGCGGCCCGCGAAGTCATGGAGACCGGCAAGCCGCGCCGCCTGAACTTCTCACTGGGCCAGGATGCCGCTTACGACAACGGCCTGATCTGCGGAGGCCAATTGGAGGTTTTCATCGAACCCATCGAGCCCCAGCCGCGCGCCTTCATCTTCGGCGCCGGACACATCTCCAAGAGCCTCTGCCAGGTCGCATCGCTGATCGGCTTTGCCACCACCGTCGTCGACGACCGCGAGTCGTTCGCCAACCGCGAGCGCTTCCCCATCGCCGACGACATCCTCGCCGGAGAGTACGAGGAACTCTTCCCGCAGCTCGAAATCACATCCTCCTCTTATCTGGTGATCGTCACCCGTGGCCACCGCGACGACATGCGCATCCTGCGCTGGGCCGTCACCACCCCGGCTCGCTACATCGCCATGATCGGCAGCAAACGCAAGGTGATCGGCGTGGTCCGCGAGCTCGAAAAAGAGGGCATCCCCGCCGAAAGCTTCCAGCGCGTTTCGGCCCCCATGGGTCTGGATATCGGCGCCCAGTCGCCGGAAGAGATCGCAGTCAGCGTGGCCGCCGAGATGATTGCCGTCCGCCGGAACTCCGAGTCCGGCTGGCGCGCCCTGTCCAAGTCCCTGCATGCGAGCGACGAAGTGCGAGCGCTCCAGAAGTGA
- the larB gene encoding nickel pincer cofactor biosynthesis protein LarB: MDQDHLKSLLEQVRSGAVEIDAAIERLRHMPFENLGYATVDHHRAIRTGMPEVIFGKGKTTEQILGIAERLLERASNVLVTRTNEEVAGRMKALYPEAEYFPACGALRVWRDRTMHGKGPLAVISAGTTDMPVALEAVVTAEVMGNDVDQIHDVGVAGIHRLFGNLDRITKARVIVVCAGMEGALPSAVGGLVSCPVIAVPTSVGYGASFHGLAALLGMLNSCASNVSVVNIDNGFGGGYVASLINRL; encoded by the coding sequence ATGGATCAGGATCACCTCAAGTCACTGTTGGAACAGGTGCGTTCGGGCGCGGTAGAGATTGACGCGGCGATCGAGCGCCTGCGGCACATGCCGTTCGAGAATCTGGGCTACGCCACGGTGGACCATCATCGCGCCATTCGCACCGGGATGCCGGAGGTGATCTTCGGCAAAGGCAAGACCACTGAGCAGATCCTGGGGATTGCGGAGCGACTGCTGGAGCGGGCTTCCAATGTCCTGGTGACGCGGACCAACGAAGAAGTGGCGGGCCGGATGAAGGCGTTGTACCCGGAGGCCGAGTATTTTCCCGCCTGCGGGGCGCTGCGGGTGTGGCGCGACCGGACCATGCACGGCAAGGGACCGCTGGCTGTGATCAGCGCGGGTACAACGGACATGCCCGTCGCCCTCGAAGCGGTGGTAACGGCCGAGGTGATGGGCAACGATGTGGATCAGATCCATGACGTCGGCGTGGCGGGGATTCACCGGCTCTTCGGAAACCTGGATCGCATCACAAAGGCGCGCGTGATCGTCGTGTGCGCAGGGATGGAGGGTGCCCTGCCCAGTGCCGTGGGCGGGCTCGTCAGTTGTCCAGTCATCGCGGTGCCGACCAGCGTGGGTTACGGCGCCAGCTTCCATGGACTGGCAGCGCTGCTGGGGATGCTGAATAGCTGCGCCAGCAACGTGAGCGTGGTGAACATCGACAACGGGTTCGGCGGCGGCTATGTCGCCAGCCTCATCAACCGTCTGTAG
- a CDS encoding family 1 encapsulin nanocompartment shell protein, which produces MNNLHRELAPISDAAWAQIEEETSRTLKRYLAARRVVDVPAPGGIALPGVATGHLKTIAAPAEGILAKQREVKPLVELRVPFELSRQDIDDVERGSEDSDWQPAKDAAKKLAFAEDRAVFNGYPDAGIRGIRECTSNPIDTLPADVRDYPDVVAHALSQLRLMGVNGPYSVVLGAEEYTALAETRDHGYPVLEHVKRIVDGNLIWAPAIEGAFVLTTRGGDFELNVGQDISIGYLSHNDSTVQLYLQETFVFRVLTTEAAVALSPSQKLV; this is translated from the coding sequence ATGAATAACCTCCACCGGGAGTTAGCGCCGATTTCCGACGCCGCATGGGCTCAGATTGAGGAAGAGACATCGAGAACGCTGAAGCGCTATCTAGCCGCGCGGCGCGTCGTGGATGTGCCCGCCCCGGGCGGAATCGCCTTGCCTGGAGTGGCCACCGGACATCTGAAGACGATTGCCGCTCCTGCTGAGGGGATCCTCGCCAAACAGCGTGAGGTGAAGCCGCTGGTGGAACTGCGGGTGCCCTTCGAATTGTCCCGCCAGGATATCGACGATGTGGAGCGCGGTTCCGAGGACTCCGACTGGCAGCCTGCGAAGGACGCCGCGAAAAAGCTGGCCTTTGCGGAAGACCGGGCCGTCTTCAACGGCTACCCGGACGCCGGCATCCGGGGCATTCGCGAGTGCACCAGCAATCCCATCGATACGCTGCCCGCCGATGTGCGGGATTATCCGGATGTGGTGGCGCATGCCCTGAGCCAGTTACGGCTGATGGGCGTCAACGGGCCCTACTCCGTGGTGCTGGGCGCGGAAGAGTATACGGCGCTTGCGGAAACCCGAGATCACGGATACCCTGTGCTCGAGCACGTGAAGCGCATCGTGGATGGCAACCTGATCTGGGCTCCGGCGATTGAAGGCGCATTTGTGCTGACCACCAGAGGCGGCGACTTTGAGCTGAACGTCGGCCAGGACATTTCGATCGGCTATCTCAGCCACAACGATTCCACCGTGCAGCTCTATCTTCAGGAGACGTTTGTCTTCCGCGTGCTGACGACGGAAGCTGCCGTTGCGCTATCGCCTTCGCAAAAACTAGTCTGA
- a CDS encoding nucleotidyltransferase family protein — translation MNPALLQPAAVLLAAGASSRMGRPKPLLEFHGETFLDRQIALFRAVCAPVVAVLGHAAPEIAAGLLNADLATLVLNPQPARGQLSSLQCGLRALPPCSSVFFLPIDSPGVQPGTLRRLLAALHSSPESDIVIPRHSGRRGHPVLMRYTLIPEFLALAPSATAREVVHAHLGTTLYVDVDDPAIHLDIDDPAAYQALLAEVRP, via the coding sequence GTGAACCCCGCTTTACTCCAGCCCGCGGCCGTGCTCCTCGCCGCAGGAGCCTCCTCGCGCATGGGGCGCCCAAAACCGCTGCTCGAATTCCATGGCGAGACCTTCCTTGATCGCCAAATTGCGCTATTCCGCGCAGTCTGCGCTCCCGTAGTTGCCGTGCTGGGCCACGCCGCGCCCGAGATCGCCGCCGGACTCTTGAACGCCGACCTCGCGACGCTGGTCCTCAACCCACAGCCGGCCCGCGGCCAGCTCAGTTCGCTCCAATGCGGCCTGCGCGCCCTGCCGCCCTGCTCGTCCGTTTTCTTTCTGCCCATCGATTCGCCCGGCGTCCAGCCCGGCACGCTACGCCGCCTGCTCGCGGCGCTCCACTCTTCGCCCGAATCCGATATCGTGATTCCCAGACATTCCGGCCGCCGCGGCCACCCTGTGTTGATGCGTTATACCCTGATCCCTGAATTCCTCGCGCTCGCTCCGTCCGCCACCGCCCGCGAAGTGGTCCACGCCCACCTGGGCACGACGCTCTACGTGGACGTCGACGACCCCGCCATCCACCTCGACATCGACGATCCGGCCGCCTACCAGGCGCTGCTGGCGGAGGTCCGCCCATGA
- a CDS encoding lytic transglycosylase domain-containing protein has translation MLRCWGRNIRAHSSKAKRAGGGLIPLLVCALTAGAQTDPALRLKAGVEALDKNASAVALGQFSGLPARLPQIADYLAFWTAQAHLQSRNYAAVAPALEPVFRQTPASPLAGRAAIMAARALVELNSFGPALQALSRVAMDQLPMPQAALLFAQAYSGTGDSVSAAVQYQTVYFYYPLTAEAGDAGTALAGLERELGERYPPAMPTARLQRSQKLIDGGQATRAKSELEAMIPLLGGLERDQARVRLGAADYQMKRTETAASYLRSLQVDDPEAEAERLYYLAACYRRLDRDAEMLATVQEIGPKAPSSPWRLKALILAANNYLVANDWRKFTPLFQACAEAFPNSEEGPGCHWKYTWRVYLERKANAGELLRQHVTQYPSSDKAGAALYYLGRLAESASDLPAAKRFYNEVLGRFPNYYYTALAREQLKRSQVALAAASPETERWLGTIAWPDRIRQADFNADELTSRRIERARLLARAGLDQWAEGELRFGIRNGGKRFPLAVELAETAHRRGAPDVGLRYIKSTIPDYLWLTAEGAPKSFWKLAFPFPYRAKIERFAKERSLDPFLVAALIRQESEFNPAAISVAKAVGLMQVMPGTGRELGRRVGLKAVMPSSLKVPDINLNIGTYYLQHQLAARNGSVEDTLAGYNAGPSRVPVWRSWWDFRESSEFVETIPFTQTREYVQIVMRNAEMYRRIYANEPYSIEPEPPPPPATITAAPPARKTAKAPVKATTRKSKHSNSKKGKPSATRTNN, from the coding sequence ATGCTTCGCTGTTGGGGCCGGAATATCCGGGCCCACTCGTCTAAAGCCAAACGCGCGGGCGGCGGGCTCATCCCGCTCTTAGTCTGCGCGCTCACCGCGGGCGCGCAGACAGACCCGGCCCTGCGCCTGAAAGCCGGTGTGGAAGCCCTGGACAAGAATGCGTCCGCGGTGGCTTTGGGACAGTTTTCCGGACTGCCTGCCCGCCTGCCCCAGATTGCCGACTACCTCGCCTTCTGGACGGCCCAGGCGCACCTGCAGAGCAGGAATTATGCCGCCGTTGCGCCCGCATTGGAGCCCGTCTTCCGGCAAACTCCGGCATCGCCCCTGGCCGGCCGCGCCGCGATCATGGCGGCCCGCGCGCTGGTCGAACTGAACTCCTTCGGACCTGCCCTGCAGGCGCTCAGCCGCGTCGCAATGGATCAGTTGCCGATGCCGCAGGCCGCCTTGTTATTCGCCCAGGCTTACTCGGGCACGGGCGACTCAGTTTCAGCAGCCGTGCAGTACCAGACTGTTTACTTCTACTACCCGCTGACCGCCGAGGCTGGAGACGCCGGTACGGCCCTGGCCGGGCTGGAACGGGAACTGGGTGAGCGTTATCCGCCGGCCATGCCCACAGCCCGCCTGCAGCGCTCGCAAAAGCTGATCGATGGCGGCCAGGCGACCCGCGCCAAGTCCGAACTCGAAGCCATGATCCCCCTGCTGGGCGGCCTGGAACGAGACCAGGCCCGCGTCCGGCTGGGCGCTGCCGACTATCAGATGAAGCGCACGGAAACAGCGGCCTCCTACCTGCGCAGCCTGCAGGTGGACGATCCCGAGGCCGAAGCCGAACGCCTTTACTACCTCGCCGCCTGCTACCGCCGTCTCGATCGCGATGCCGAGATGCTGGCCACTGTGCAGGAGATCGGCCCCAAGGCGCCCTCCTCACCCTGGCGGCTGAAGGCACTGATCCTCGCGGCTAACAATTACCTGGTCGCCAACGACTGGAGGAAGTTCACGCCTCTCTTCCAGGCTTGCGCCGAGGCCTTCCCCAACTCCGAGGAAGGGCCTGGCTGCCACTGGAAGTACACCTGGCGCGTGTATCTCGAACGAAAGGCGAACGCCGGCGAACTGCTCCGCCAGCACGTCACCCAGTACCCGTCCTCCGACAAGGCCGGCGCCGCGCTGTATTACCTGGGCCGCCTGGCCGAGTCGGCTTCCGACCTGCCGGCGGCCAAACGCTTCTACAACGAGGTGCTGGGCCGCTTCCCGAACTACTACTACACCGCGCTGGCCCGGGAGCAGTTGAAACGCTCGCAGGTCGCCCTCGCGGCGGCTTCGCCGGAGACCGAACGCTGGCTGGGCACCATCGCCTGGCCCGACCGCATTCGCCAGGCCGACTTCAACGCGGATGAACTCACCAGCCGCCGGATCGAGCGGGCTCGCCTGCTGGCCCGTGCCGGCCTGGACCAGTGGGCCGAAGGCGAACTGCGCTTCGGGATCCGCAACGGCGGCAAGCGCTTCCCCCTGGCCGTCGAACTGGCCGAAACCGCCCATCGCCGCGGAGCCCCCGACGTCGGCCTGCGCTACATCAAGAGCACCATCCCGGATTACCTGTGGCTGACCGCGGAGGGCGCGCCCAAGAGCTTCTGGAAGCTCGCCTTCCCGTTTCCTTACCGCGCCAAGATCGAACGCTTTGCGAAGGAGCGGTCGCTCGATCCCTTCCTCGTCGCCGCGCTGATCCGCCAGGAATCGGAGTTTAACCCGGCGGCTATCTCCGTGGCCAAGGCTGTGGGGTTGATGCAGGTGATGCCCGGCACCGGCCGAGAACTCGGCCGCCGCGTCGGCCTCAAAGCCGTCATGCCCAGCTCCCTGAAGGTCCCGGATATCAACCTCAACATCGGGACCTACTATTTGCAGCACCAGTTGGCCGCCCGCAATGGCAGTGTCGAGGACACCCTCGCCGGCTACAATGCGGGGCCCTCGCGCGTGCCCGTCTGGCGCTCTTGGTGGGACTTCCGCGAATCCAGCGAATTCGTGGAGACTATCCCGTTTACGCAGACCCGCGAATACGTCCAGATCGTCATGCGCAACGCGGAGATGTACCGCCGGATCTACGCCAACGAACCGTATTCCATCGAGCCCGAGCCGCCCCCGCCGCCGGCCACCATCACTGCCGCCCCGCCGGCCAGGAAGACCGCCAAAGCACCAGTCAAAGCGACGACCAGGAAGTCGAAACACTCCAACTCCAAAAAAGGTAAGCCGAGTGCCACTCGAACCAACAACTGA
- a CDS encoding AsmA family protein, protein MTIRWGRVALICTGIAVLTGVAGLVAPELDAGRMRAPLESALRETLGRPVEVREVRYQVFPKPGLSATDLVIPDEPAFGLEPLAYVGEMQAGISFTSLFTGRLRISSVRLVDASVNLARKDDLGWNFARLLSRMATNVKQSGSAPAVEIRESRINFRTGTLKSPLFLNGVDLDIDPPDATGGSLQWRYEASPARTDRAEEGFGRFTGSGKWRAAGGGDGTLAVELELDRSPIGEFLTLLTGHDLGVQGRFSTRTSLDGPLNNMTVKGSVELEDVDRSTFFGLRGNQWALAYEGTLNLPGETLQIATRKPREKAPLPLMVQLECRRLLLDPQWSAAFAFDEIPAPALLDFGRRLGAKLPEELTVLGKVVGSITYSQAKPLEGSVELREGKVTLGAAGPLAFETAQVSLAGEGVSLAPVKVATPGGHQAEISGAWEMTSEALSFQIDSEGLALTELQAAISSLKDVASVPLLAACTEGDLRGALSYERTAQNVDHPVAGGWSGEVGLDRVQCALDGAAQPVVLEAGSLALKPTQWSLRKARGLFGKQPFQLELAHSGLVNARRPYKFNLKIDEIQGADIDQFLRPALLTRRGFIDRTLRRAQPVPAWLRARHAEGDIHIAALKLGEETLSNFAGHAYWDGAALELPDVSARWDDAAVSGRIRLNLGGERFDYRLKGHVDGFEWKQGTLDFELDARASSLATPFSPNLRGTGQFTARSVDLGDDALKQVSGCLDFDGQRAQRLKIGCLEAQHGGEWMQGQGWAAADPKGDQKVIVDLTGAHRALRLTGTLQPLQFESATGDSSRTR, encoded by the coding sequence ATGACCATCCGCTGGGGCCGCGTCGCCCTCATCTGCACCGGAATTGCGGTTCTGACCGGAGTGGCCGGCCTGGTCGCGCCTGAGCTCGACGCGGGCCGCATGCGCGCGCCGCTCGAATCCGCCCTGCGCGAGACGCTCGGCCGGCCTGTCGAAGTCCGCGAAGTCCGCTATCAGGTGTTCCCGAAGCCGGGCCTGTCCGCGACCGACCTCGTAATCCCCGACGAACCGGCCTTTGGCCTGGAGCCCCTCGCCTATGTCGGTGAGATGCAGGCCGGCATCAGTTTCACCAGCCTGTTTACGGGCCGCCTGCGCATCTCCTCTGTCCGCCTCGTCGACGCCAGCGTCAACCTCGCCCGCAAGGACGACCTGGGCTGGAACTTTGCCCGGCTGCTGAGCCGCATGGCCACGAACGTCAAGCAAAGCGGGTCCGCTCCGGCTGTTGAGATCCGCGAAAGCCGCATCAACTTCCGCACCGGCACGCTGAAGTCGCCCCTCTTCCTGAACGGGGTCGACCTCGACATCGACCCGCCGGACGCCACCGGGGGCTCGCTGCAGTGGCGTTATGAGGCCTCGCCTGCCCGCACGGACCGCGCCGAAGAGGGCTTCGGCCGCTTCACCGGCAGCGGCAAATGGCGCGCCGCGGGCGGCGGCGACGGCACCCTCGCGGTGGAACTGGAACTCGACCGCAGCCCGATCGGCGAGTTCCTCACCCTGCTCACCGGCCACGACCTGGGCGTGCAGGGCCGCTTCAGCACCCGCACCTCCCTCGACGGCCCGCTGAATAACATGACCGTCAAAGGTTCGGTCGAACTCGAAGACGTCGACCGCTCCACATTCTTCGGACTCCGCGGCAACCAGTGGGCGCTGGCCTACGAAGGGACTTTGAACCTGCCCGGCGAGACCCTCCAGATCGCCACCCGCAAGCCGCGTGAGAAGGCCCCCCTGCCGCTGATGGTTCAACTCGAGTGCCGCCGCCTGCTGCTGGATCCCCAATGGAGCGCCGCGTTCGCCTTCGACGAGATCCCCGCGCCCGCGCTGCTGGACTTCGGCCGCCGCCTGGGCGCCAAACTGCCGGAAGAGCTCACGGTGCTCGGCAAGGTAGTCGGCTCCATCACCTACTCCCAGGCGAAGCCGCTGGAAGGCAGCGTCGAGCTGCGCGAGGGGAAAGTCACTCTGGGGGCGGCCGGCCCGCTGGCCTTCGAAACCGCCCAGGTCTCCCTCGCTGGCGAGGGCGTCTCGCTCGCGCCGGTCAAGGTCGCCACACCCGGCGGCCACCAGGCGGAGATCTCCGGAGCGTGGGAGATGACCTCCGAGGCGCTGAGTTTCCAGATCGATTCCGAAGGGTTGGCGTTAACTGAGCTCCAGGCGGCCATCTCCAGCCTGAAGGACGTCGCCTCCGTCCCGCTGCTGGCGGCCTGCACAGAAGGCGACTTGCGCGGCGCGCTCAGTTACGAGCGTACGGCCCAGAATGTCGACCACCCTGTTGCCGGAGGCTGGTCTGGAGAAGTTGGGCTTGACCGCGTCCAGTGCGCCCTGGATGGGGCTGCCCAGCCCGTCGTTCTCGAAGCTGGCTCCCTGGCGCTGAAGCCCACCCAGTGGAGCCTGCGGAAGGCTCGCGGCCTCTTCGGAAAACAGCCCTTTCAACTCGAACTGGCCCATTCGGGGCTCGTCAATGCGCGGCGCCCCTACAAGTTCAACCTGAAAATCGATGAGATCCAGGGTGCCGACATCGATCAGTTTCTGCGGCCCGCACTCCTCACCCGGCGCGGTTTCATCGACAGGACCCTGCGCCGCGCCCAGCCCGTACCCGCCTGGCTGCGGGCCCGCCACGCCGAGGGGGACATCCACATCGCAGCCCTCAAGCTCGGCGAGGAAACGCTCTCCAACTTTGCCGGCCACGCCTATTGGGACGGCGCCGCGCTGGAACTGCCCGACGTCTCGGCCCGCTGGGATGACGCAGCCGTCTCCGGCCGGATCCGCCTGAACCTTGGGGGGGAACGGTTCGATTACCGGCTGAAGGGCCACGTGGATGGGTTTGAATGGAAACAGGGGACGCTCGACTTCGAGCTGGATGCTCGCGCCTCCAGCCTGGCTACACCGTTTTCGCCAAACCTTCGGGGTACGGGCCAGTTCACGGCCCGTTCAGTGGATCTGGGCGACGATGCACTGAAACAGGTCTCCGGCTGCCTCGATTTTGACGGCCAACGCGCCCAGCGACTGAAGATCGGCTGCCTGGAAGCCCAGCATGGCGGCGAGTGGATGCAGGGCCAGGGATGGGCCGCGGCCGATCCCAAAGGCGACCAGAAAGTCATCGTGGATCTGACGGGCGCTCACCGTGCCCTGCGGCTGACGGGCACCCTGCAGCCCCTACAGTTTGAGTCCGCAACAGGCGATAGCAGCCGAACGCGCTAA
- a CDS encoding C45 family autoproteolytic acyltransferase/hydolase: MRVDLHRPAETRWQLSTAQQDAARELLAVYQRDLGLQPAVVAGMARPIVRADYWAEMEGIASAAGVPVDVVVTGNLYYDALKAVLVGCTAFAVDTPNGPLHARNLDWWSENDVLRRHTLETEFVGGPAGRFRTVGWPGFVGAFSGVAENRFAVTLNAVISDEPLQAAAPVVFALRQVLEEAENFEAVLHTLRTIPLASDSLLLLTGVREGEMVVIERTPTRAEVRRPENGAIFVTNDYRMLRTGLRGFESELQASACRRYDRASALVASQKPKDAAECFACLSDPEVRMGLTVQQMVFQAGTGLCAVK; encoded by the coding sequence ATGCGCGTGGATCTACACAGGCCGGCGGAAACGCGATGGCAACTCTCCACCGCCCAGCAGGATGCGGCACGCGAGCTGCTAGCTGTGTATCAACGCGATCTCGGATTGCAGCCAGCGGTTGTCGCCGGGATGGCGCGGCCCATCGTTCGGGCCGACTATTGGGCCGAAATGGAAGGCATCGCGAGCGCCGCCGGAGTGCCCGTCGACGTAGTGGTCACTGGGAATCTATACTACGACGCCCTGAAGGCCGTCCTGGTGGGATGCACCGCGTTTGCCGTGGACACTCCCAATGGGCCGCTCCACGCAAGGAACCTCGATTGGTGGAGTGAAAACGATGTCCTTCGCCGCCACACGCTGGAAACCGAGTTTGTGGGCGGGCCGGCCGGACGCTTCAGGACGGTCGGTTGGCCGGGTTTTGTGGGCGCATTCTCCGGCGTCGCGGAGAACCGGTTTGCCGTCACCCTCAATGCCGTGATCAGCGATGAGCCCCTGCAGGCGGCGGCGCCGGTGGTGTTTGCCCTGCGGCAGGTGCTGGAAGAAGCGGAGAACTTCGAAGCCGTGCTGCACACGCTTCGAACAATCCCCCTGGCCTCTGACTCGTTGTTGCTGCTGACTGGCGTTCGCGAAGGAGAGATGGTGGTCATCGAGCGAACTCCGACGCGCGCCGAGGTGCGCCGGCCGGAGAACGGAGCCATCTTCGTGACGAATGACTACAGAATGCTGCGAACAGGGTTGCGCGGGTTCGAATCCGAGTTGCAGGCGAGCGCCTGCCGGCGTTACGACCGGGCATCGGCATTGGTGGCATCCCAAAAACCGAAAGATGCAGCGGAGTGCTTCGCGTGCCTCAGCGATCCGGAAGTGCGGATGGGGCTGACGGTGCAGCAGATGGTATTCCAGGCGGGGACGGGGTTGTGTGCGGTGAAGTGA
- a CDS encoding aminotransferase class I/II-fold pyridoxal phosphate-dependent enzyme, translating into MTRLALRHSAVNLAQGFPDFPAPAELKEAATRAIEEDFNQYAVTWGAKPLRDAIAAKYLRHYALELDPETEITVVCGSTEGMIASLLATTNPDDEIVIFEPYYENYGPDADLCSAKRRYVTLHAPDWTFDPDELRAAFNSKTKAIIVNTPNNPTGKVFTRTELELIAELCQEHDALCITDEIYEHILYDGAVHVPVLTLPGMRDRTILVNSMSKTFSVTGWRVGWVLAAPHLTTSIRKVHDFLTVGAATPLQQAGAFALSLPDKYFIDLAVHYAERRDYLMGLLRVAGLAPYRPAGAYYIMSDIKSIGYSDDVLLSRHLVETVGVACVPGGSFFSRQGLGSHLIRFCFCKKYETLEEAGRRLQRAFRGAAD; encoded by the coding sequence ATGACCCGCCTCGCCCTGCGCCACTCCGCCGTGAACCTGGCCCAGGGGTTCCCCGATTTCCCCGCGCCGGCCGAGCTCAAAGAGGCGGCCACCCGCGCCATCGAGGAAGACTTCAACCAGTACGCCGTCACCTGGGGCGCCAAGCCGCTGCGCGACGCCATTGCGGCGAAGTACCTCCGGCACTACGCGTTGGAACTGGACCCCGAGACCGAGATCACCGTCGTTTGCGGCTCCACCGAGGGCATGATCGCGTCGCTGCTCGCCACGACGAATCCTGACGACGAGATCGTGATCTTCGAGCCCTACTACGAGAACTACGGGCCCGACGCGGATCTCTGCTCGGCCAAGCGGCGGTATGTCACGCTGCACGCGCCGGACTGGACGTTTGATCCCGACGAACTGCGCGCTGCCTTCAACTCAAAGACGAAGGCCATCATCGTCAATACGCCCAACAATCCGACGGGTAAGGTTTTCACTCGCACGGAGTTGGAGTTGATTGCCGAACTGTGCCAGGAGCATGATGCCCTCTGCATCACAGATGAGATCTACGAGCACATCCTGTACGACGGCGCCGTCCACGTTCCTGTGCTGACCCTGCCCGGCATGCGGGACCGCACCATCCTGGTCAACTCCATGTCCAAGACGTTCTCAGTGACCGGGTGGCGCGTCGGTTGGGTACTGGCGGCTCCCCACCTCACTACGTCCATCCGGAAGGTACACGACTTCCTGACTGTGGGCGCGGCCACACCGCTGCAGCAGGCGGGCGCGTTTGCCCTATCTTTACCTGACAAGTATTTCATTGATTTAGCAGTGCATTATGCTGAGCGCCGAGACTATCTAATGGGGCTGCTCCGAGTTGCCGGATTGGCCCCCTATCGGCCCGCCGGCGCATACTATATCATGAGCGACATTAAATCCATCGGGTATTCGGATGATGTTCTCCTTAGCCGTCATCTTGTTGAAACGGTGGGAGTTGCATGTGTACCTGGAGGGTCATTTTTCAGCCGGCAGGGTTTGGGATCGCACTTAATTCGCTTCTGTTTCTGTAAGAAGTATGAGACGCTGGAGGAGGCGGGGCGCCGTTTACAGCGTGCGTTCCGTGGTGCCGCCGACTAA